A single window of Lacerta agilis isolate rLacAgi1 chromosome 12, rLacAgi1.pri, whole genome shotgun sequence DNA harbors:
- the NEUROD6 gene encoding neurogenic differentiation factor 6, producing MLTLPFDESVVVPESQMCRKFSRESEDPKQIKKPESFAKQITHQGKSIKRSTVEDTEKEEVEDEREEEDENGLPRRRGLRKKKTTKMRIERVKFRRQEANARERNRMHGLNDALDSLRKVVPCYSKTQKLSKIETLRLAKNYIWALSEILRIGKRPDLLTFVQNLCKGLSQPTTNLVAGCLQLNARSFLMGQSGEVGHHARSPYSTFYPPYHSPELSTPPGHGTLDNSKTMKPYNYCSAYESFYESTSPECSSPQFEGPLSPPPINYNGIFSLKQEAALDYDKNYNYGMHYCAVPPRGPLGQSSVFRLPAESHFPYDLHLRSQSLTMQDELNAVFHN from the coding sequence ATGTTAACGCTACCATTTGATGAGTCTGTTGTAGTGCCAGAGTCACAGATGTGCAGAAAGTTTTCCAGAGAAAGTGAGGACCCGAAGCAAATCAAGAAGCCGGAAAGCTTTGCAAAGCAGATTACGCACCAAGGGAAAAGCATCAAAAGGTCGACAGTGGAAGATACAGAGAAAGAGGAGGTGGAAGATGAGCGAGAGGAGGAAGACGAAAACGGTTTGCCCAGGAGGAGGGGCCTTCGGAAAAAAAAGACGACCAAGATGAGGATAGAGAGGGTCAAATTCAGGCGACAGGAAGCCAACGcaagagaaaggaacagaatGCACGGCCTCAACGATGCGCTGGACAGCTTAAGGAAAGTGGTCCCTTGTTACTCCAAAACGCAAAAACTGTCTAAAATAGAGACTTTGAGGCTGGCTAAAAATTACATATGGGCTCTTTCCGAAATCTTACGGATTGGCAAGAGGCCTGACCTGCTGACGTTTGTCCAAAACTTGTGCAAAGGTCTCTCTCAGCCCACGACAAACTTGGTCGCAGGATGTCTACAACTCAACGCGAGAAGTTTCTTGATGGGTCAGAGCGGGGAGGTGGGCCACCACGCCCGATCTCCCTACTCCACTTTCTATCCCCCCTACCACAGCCCAGAGCTGAGCACACCCCCAGGTCACGGGACCCTCGACAATTCCAAGACCATGAAACCCTACAATTATTGCAGTGCTTACGAGTCCTTCTATGAGAGCACTTCTCCCGAGTGCTCCAGCCCCCAGTTCGAAGGTCCCTTAAGTCCTCCCCCAATTAACTATAATGGGATATTTTCCCTCAAGCAAGAAGCAGCTTTGGACTATGACAAAAACTACAATTACGGCATGCATTATTGTGCCGTGCCACCCAGGGGTCCCCTTGGGCAGAGTTCTGTGTTCAGGTTGCCTGCAGAGAGCCACTTCCCTTACGACCTACATCTGCGCAGCCAGTCTCTCACCATGCAAGATGAATTAAATGCAGTTTTTCATAATTAA